From a region of the Arvicanthis niloticus isolate mArvNil1 chromosome 6, mArvNil1.pat.X, whole genome shotgun sequence genome:
- the LOC117711163 gene encoding olfactory receptor 1f45-like: MGSTNQSSVSEFLLLGLSRQPQQQQLLFLLFLIMYLATVLGNLLIILAISTDSRLHTPMYFFLSNLSFVDVCFSSTTVPKVLAIHILRNQAISFSGCLTQLYFIIVFVDMDNFLLAVMAYDRFVAICHPLHYTTNMTYKLCVLMVAASWITASLNSLLHTLLMAGLSFCGDNVIPQFFCEATPLLKLSCSDTHLNDLMILTVAGLIMLAPFVCILVSYILIACAVLRVSSTGGRWKTFSTCGSHLAVVCLFYGTIISLYFNPSSSHSAGSDMAAAMMYTVVTPMLNPFIYSLRNRDMKGALRKVLTMKFLSKQ, encoded by the coding sequence ATGGGAAGCACCAACCAGTCGAGCGTCTCCGAGTTCCTCCTCCTGGGACTCTCCAGgcagccccagcagcagcagctcctcttcctgctcttcctcatCATGTACCTGGCCACTGTCCTGGGAAACCTGCTCATCATCCTGGCCATCAGCACAGACTCCCGCctgcacacccccatgtacttcttcctcagcaaCCTGTCCTTTGTGGATGTCTGCTTCTCCTCCACCACTGTCCCCAAGGTACTGGCCATTCACATCCTCAGAAATCAAGCCATTTCCTTCTCTGGGTGTCTCACACAGCTGTATTTTATCATTGTGTTTGTGGACATGGACAATTTCCTGCTGGCtgtgatggcctatgaccgctttGTGGCCATATGCCACCCTCTACACTACACAACAAACATGACCTATAAACTCTGTGTTCTGATGGTGGCTGCATCCTGGATCACTGCCAGCCTGAATTCTCTGTTGCACACACTGCTCATGGCTGGACTCTCCTTCTGTGGGGATAATGTCATCCCCCAGTTCTTCTGTGAAGCGACTCCCCTCCTGAAACTCTCCTGCTCAGACACACATCTCAATGACCTGATGATTCTTACTGTGGCAGGGCTGATAATGTTAGCCCCATTTGTTTGCATCCTTGTGTCCTATATCCTTATTGCTTGTGCTGTCCTGAGAGTTTCATCCACAGGAGGAAGGTGGAAAACCTTCTCCACCTGTGGCTCACACCTGGCTGTGGTCTGCCTCTTCTATGGCACCATCATATCCCTGTATTTCAACCCCTCATCTTCTCACTCAGCTGGAAGTGACATGGCAGCTGCCATGATGTACACAGTGGTGACCCCCATGCTGAACCCTTTCatctacagcctgaggaacaGGGACATGAAAGGGGCTTTAAGGAAAGTGCTTACCATGAAGTTTCTATCTAAGCAGTAA